The Chelonia mydas isolate rCheMyd1 chromosome 3, rCheMyd1.pri.v2, whole genome shotgun sequence genome includes a region encoding these proteins:
- the SDHAF4 gene encoding succinate dehydrogenase assembly factor 4, mitochondrial isoform X4 has product MALRLLLGRATRPAPLCSSLRRTSSNVEGKSEPIQKSPKKSKLPVGRLDEPEESNREREPLEKLCFLHLSEAVQMLGL; this is encoded by the exons ATGGCTCTGCGGCTGCTGCTGGGCCGAGCGACGC GGCCAGCTCCGCTGTGCAGCTCCTTGAGGAGAACTAGTTCTAATGTGGAAGGAAAGTCTGAACCTATACAGAAATCCCCTAAAAAATCAAAATTACCAGTAGGTCGTCTTGATGAACCAGAGGAGTCCAATAGAGAGAGGGAACCACTGGAAA aactgtgttTCCTTCACCTGTCAGAAGCAGTCCAAATGCTTGG
- the SDHAF4 gene encoding succinate dehydrogenase assembly factor 4, mitochondrial isoform X2, with protein sequence MALRLLLGRATRPAPLCSSLRRTSSNVEGKSEPIQKSPKKSKLPVGRLDEPEESNREREPLEKFPDDINPTTKEKGGPKGPEPTRYGDWERKGRCIDF encoded by the exons ATGGCTCTGCGGCTGCTGCTGGGCCGAGCGACGC GGCCAGCTCCGCTGTGCAGCTCCTTGAGGAGAACTAGTTCTAATGTGGAAGGAAAGTCTGAACCTATACAGAAATCCCCTAAAAAATCAAAATTACCAGTAGGTCGTCTTGATGAACCAGAGGAGTCCAATAGAGAGAGGGAACCACTGGAAA AATTTCCAGATGACATCAATCCTACTACAAAGGAAAAGGGTGGACCCAAAGGACCTGAACCTACTCGTTATGGAGATTGGGAGAGAAAAGGACGTTGTATAGATTTTTAA